The Cloeon dipterum chromosome X, ieCloDipt1.1, whole genome shotgun sequence genome includes a window with the following:
- the rngo gene encoding protein DDI1 homolog 2 has protein sequence MNITVATVTDQVFPLNVSEDLELENLKAFCEVESGVPANQIQLTFNGQPLNDDKKTLKEYGIKDGDMLFMQQGPVQQGFLPSQAPPIAGGAVGAGLPSFDFSNIQVPHGAAASSSPSSARLSAASSDNPAVIREMLLADPSALSLLKQNNPRLSDALVSGSLERFAQVLKEQQEAKAEQERLRLRMLNADPFDSEAQRLIAEEIRKKNIEANMEAAMEYNPETFGTVVMLYINCRVNGHPVKAFIDSGAQTTIMSSECAERCNIMRLVDQRWSGYAKGVGIQRIIGRVHMVQIQIEKDFLTSSFSILEQQKMDMLLGLDMLKRHQCTIDLKRNILHIGTTGTETPFLSESDLPECARLSGQDTLDEEKIIEESRRQAEHQQMAEAMERSQSATAAGPSASSSGRLSDPATTIMPNDSFSEATVKELMALSFSREQVISELRRFNGDKTQATAALFAKSLKF, from the exons ATGAATATTACAGTGGCGACCGTCACCGACCAGGTGTTCCCGCTGAACGTCAGCGAGGACCTGGAGCTGGAGAACCTGAAGGCCTTCTGCGAGGTCGAGTCCGGCGTTCCGGCCAACCAGATCCAGCTGACGTTCAACGGCCAGCCGCTGAACGACGACAAGAAGACCCTGAAGGAGTACGGCATCAAGGACGGCGACATGCTCTTCATGCAGCAAGGCCCTGTGCAGCAGGGCTTCCTCCCCTCCCAAGCGCCCCCCATTGCAG GAGGTGCCGTGGGCGCGGGACTGCCCTCGTTCGACTTCAGCAACATCCAGGTTCCGCATGGTGCCGCGGCCTCCTCCTCCCCCTCCTCCGCCAGGCTGTCCGCTGCGTCCTCCGACAACCCGGCGGTCATCAGGGAAATGCTGCTCGCGGACCCGAGTGCCTTGTCCTTGCTCAAACAGAACAACCCAAGGCTCTCGGACGCCCTCGTTTCAGGAAGTTTAG AGCGATTTGCGCAAGTGCTAAAGGAGCAGCAGGAAGCCAAGGCTGAGCAGGAGCGCCTCCGTCTGCGGATGCTGAACGCCGATCCCTTCGACTCAGAAGCCCAAAGACTGATTGCCGAGGAGATTCGGAAGAAGAACATTGAAGCTAACATGGAGGCGGCTATGGAGTACAACCCTGAGACCTTTGGCACGGTCGTCATGCTCTATATCAACTGCAGGGTCAATGGACACCCAGTCAAAGCGTTTATTGACTCAG GAGCACAAACCACCATCATGTCTTCCGAGTGCGCCGAGAGATGCAACATCATGCGTCTGGTGGACCAGCGGTGGTCGGGCTACGCCAAGGGCGTCGGCATTCAGCGCATCATTGGCCGGGTCCACATGGTGCAGATCCAGATTGAGAAAGACTTTCTCACCTCGTCCTTTTCCATCCTGGAGCAGCAGAAGATGGACATGCTCTTGGGCCTGGATATGCTCAAAAGGCATCAG tGCACAATCGACCTGAAAAGAAACATCCTCCACATCGGCACGACCGGCACGGAAACGCCGTTTCTCTCCGAGAGCGACTTGCCCGAGTGCGCGCGGCTGAGCGGGCAGGACACGTTGGACGAGGAGAAGATCATCGAGGAGAGCAGGAGGCAGGCGGAGCACCAGCAGATGGCCGAGGCGATGGAGCGGAGCCAGTCGGCGACGGCGGCCGGGCCCAGCGCCAGCTCGAGCGGCCGCCTCTCCGACCCGGCCACCACCATCATGCCCAACGACTCCTTCTCGGAGGCCACGGTCAAAGAGCTGATGGCCCTCAGCTTCTCTCGCGAGCAAGTAATTTCAGAGCTGCGACGCTTCAATGGTGACAAGACGCAGGCCACGGCCGCCCTCTTCGCCAAGAGCCTCAAATTCTAA